The proteins below come from a single Miscanthus floridulus cultivar M001 chromosome 1, ASM1932011v1, whole genome shotgun sequence genomic window:
- the LOC136503022 gene encoding 26.7 kDa heat shock protein, chloroplastic-like has translation MAAAPFTIASRLSPAARLPVRAWRAARTAHGFASSGRARSLAAAPAAQENRDNSVDVQVSQNGGNRRQQGNAVQRRPRRAAPLDISPFGLVDPMSPMRTMRRMLDTMDRLFDDAVGFPMATRRSPAAATGEVRLPWDIVEDDKEVKMRFDMPGLARDEVKVMVEDDTLIIRGEHKEEEGDDEAAKGGSGGDGWWKQRSVSSYDMRLALPDECDKSKVRAELKNGVLLVTVPKTEVERKVIDVQVQ, from the exons ATGGCAGCTGCTCCGTTCACGATTGCCAGCCGCCTCTCCCCCGCCGCGCGCCTCCCGGTCCGCGCCTGGAGGGCGGCGAGGACGGCGCACGGGTTCGCGTCGTCCGGGAGAGCACGCTCGCTCGCCGCGGCGCCCGCGGCGCAGGAGAACAGGGACAACAGTGTCGACGTACAGGTTAGCCAGAACGGCGGCAACAGGCGGCAGCAGGGCAACGCTGTGCAGCGCCGCCCGCGCCGCGCGGCACCGCTCGACATCTCCCCGTTCG GGTTAGTTGATCCGATGTCGCCGATGCGGACGATGCGGCGGATGCTGGACACGATGGACCGGCTGTTCGACGACGCCGTGGGGTTCCCCATGGCGACGCGGAGGTCCCCGGCGGCGGCGACCGGCGAGGTGCGCCTGCCGTGGGACATCGTGGAGGACGACAAGGAGGTGAAGATGCGGTTCGACATGCCGGGGCTCGCGCGGGACGAGGTGAAGGTGATGGTGGAGGACGACACGCTGATCATCCGAGGGGAGcacaaggaggaggagggcgacgACGAGGCCGCGaagggcggcagcggcggcgacgggTGGTGGAAGCAGCGCAGCGTGAGCTCCTACGACATGCGCCTGGCGCTGCCGGACGAGTGCGACAAGAGCAAGGTGCGGGCCGAGCTCAAGAACGGCGTGCTCCTCGTCACCGTGCCCAAGACCGAGGTGGAGCGCAAGGTCATCGACGTGCAGGTCCAGTAG